Proteins encoded within one genomic window of Cucumis sativus cultivar 9930 chromosome 3, Cucumber_9930_V3, whole genome shotgun sequence:
- the LOC101221859 gene encoding probable inactive serine/threonine-protein kinase scy1 isoform X1, which yields MFKFLKGVVGGSGTGLKDLPYNIGDPYPSAWGSWTHFRGTSKDDGSPVSIFSLSGSNAQDGHLAAGRNGVKRLRTVRHPNILSFLHSTEAETIDGSASKVTIYIVTEPVMPLSEKIKELGLEGTQRDEYYAWGLHQVAKAVSFLNNDCKLVHGNVCLASVVVTPTLDWKLHAFDVLSEFDGSNEATSGQMLQYAWLIGSQYKPMELVKSDWAAIRKSPAWAIDSWGLGCLIYELFSGLKLGKTEELRNTASIPKSLLPDYQRLLSSMPSRRLNTSKLIENSEYFQNKLVDTIHFMEILSLKDSVEKDTFFRKLPILAEQLPRQIVLKKLLPLLASSLEFGSAAAPALTALLKMGSWLSTEEFSAKVLPTIVKLFASNDRAIRTGLLQHIDQFGESLSSQMVDEQVYPHIATGFSDTSAFLRELTLKSMLVLAPKLSQRTISGSLLKHLSKLQVDEEPAIRTNTTILLGNIASYLNDGTRKRVLINAFTVRALRDTFSPARGAGIMALCATSGYYDSAEIATRILPNVVVLTIDPDSDVRLKSFQAVDQFLQILKQNNEKEISGDTAAGGLNIPSLPGNASLLGWAMSSLTLKGKPSEHSSSAPVSSNAPLGTTSSDSISVENAQTTAPVRVSSSFDLTEQHATESPTSTDGWGEVENGIHDEDETEKDGWDELEPLDEPKPSPALANIQAAQKRPVSQPVSQTKPPILSGSRSARPAKEDDDLWGSIAAPAPRTVSKPLNVKSSAPVDDDDPWAAIAAPAPSTRAKPLSAGRGRGSKAAAPKLGAQRINRTSSSGM from the exons ATGTTTAAGTTCTTAAAGGGAGTGGTGGGTGGATCTGGGACTGGGCTCAAAGATCTGCCCTACAACATCGGCGATCCATACCCATCTGCCTGGGGGTCATGGACTCACTTTCGGGGTACCTCCAAG GATGATGGGTCTCCAGTCtctatattttctctttcagGAAGTAATGCTCAGGATGGACACTTGGCTGCAGGTCGCAATGGTGTGAAACGGCTGCGAACT GTTAGGcatccaaatattttatccTTTCTTCATAGTACTGAGGCTGAAACTATTGATGGTTCTGCTTCCAAGGTTACTATTTATATTGTTACAGAGCCTGTTATGCCATTATCTGAAAAGATCAAGGAGTTGGGTCTAGAAGGTACCCAAAG GGATGAGTATTATGCTTGGGGTCTGCACCAGGTTGCCAAAGCTGTGAGCTTCTTAAACAATGACTGTAAGCTT GTTCATGGTAATGTTTGCTTGGCCAGTGTTGTTGTCACTCCAACCTTGGATTGGAAGCTCCATGCTTTTGACGTGCTATCTGAGTTTGATGGGAGCAATGAAGCTACAAGTGGGCAAATGCTG CAATATGCCTGGCTCATTGGATCACAATATAAACCGATGGAATTGGTGAAGTCTGATTGGGCTGCTATTAGAAAGTCTCCTGCATGGGCCATTGATTCTTGGGGCTTGG GTTGTCTCATCTATGAACTATTTTCTGGTTTGAAGTTGGGCAAAACTGAGGAGCTGCGAAATACTGCTTCCATTCCCAAG TCTTTACTTCCAGATTATCAACGGCTATTGAGCTCTATGCCTTCTCGCAGGTTGAATACATCCAAGCTTATAGAAAATAGTG AGTATTTCCAAAATAAGTTGGTGGACACTATACACTTCATGGAAATTCTTAGTCTAAAGGATAGTGTTGAGAAGGATACCTTCTTCCGGAAGCTCCCAATTCTAGCTGAACAACTTCCTCGTCAAATAGTACTGAAGAAG TTGCTTCCTTTATTAGCTTCCTCCCTTGAATTTGGTTCAGCTGCTGCCCCTGCCTTGACCGCATTGTTAAAAATGGGTTCTTGGCTTTCAACGGAAGAATTCAGTGCAAAG GTTTTGCCTACGATTGTGAAATTGTTTGCCTCCAATGATCGAGCTATCAGAACTGGACTCCTGCAACATATTGATCAATTTGGTGAATCATTGTCATCCCAAATGGTTGATGAACAG GTCTATCCCCATATTGCCACCGGGTTCTCTGACACATCTGCTTTTCTTCGTGAATTGACTCTAAAATCCATGCTTGTTCTAGCTCCCAAG CTTTCTCAACGCACTATTTCTGGGTCATTATTGAAGCATCTTTCGAAGTTACAG GTCGACGAAGAACCAGCAATCCGAACAAATACGACCATATTACTTGGGAACATTGCAAGTTACTTAAATGATGGG ACAAGGAAGAGAGTTTTAATTAATGCCTTCACTGTCCGTGCACTGCGTGATACATTTTCCCCAGCCCGTGGTGCAG GAATAATGGCATTATGTGCTACAAGTGGATATTATGACAGTGCAGAAATTGCAACTAGGATTCTTCCCAATGTTGTTGTGCTTACCATAGATCCTGACAG TGATGTTCGGTTGAAGTCCTTTCAAGCAGTTGATCAGTTCCTACAGATACTAAAGCAAAACAATGAGAAG GAAATTTCAGGAGATACAGCTGCCGGAGGTCTGAATATCCCGTCTCTGCCAGGAAACGCTAGTTTGCTTGG ATGGGCAATGAGCTCCTTAACTCTAAAAGGAAAACCTTCTGAACATAGTTCTAGCGCTCCTGTAAGCTCTAATGCGCCTTTAGGCACTACAAGTTCTGATTCCATCTCAG TTGAAAATGCTCAAACTACAGCACCTGTAAGGGTAAGTTCGAGTTTCGATTTAACTGAACAACATGCAACTGAATCGCCAACATCTACTGATGGCTGGGGAGAAGTTGAAAATGGAATTCATGATGAAGATGAGACTGAAAAGGATGGGTGGGATGAGTTGGAACCTCTCGATGAGCCGAAGCCATCTCCAGCTCTTGCAAACATTCAGGCTGCTCAAAAGCGACCTGTATCTCAACCTGTCTCACAAACAAAACCACCAA TTCTTTCAGGTTCAAGAAGTGCCCGACCGGCTAAAGAGGATGACGATCTTTGGGGTTCCATAGCTGCCCCTGCTCCAAGAACTGTCTCAAAACCGTTGAATGTAAAATCAAGTGCACctgttgatgatgatgatccTTGGGCTGCCATTGCTGCTCCCGCACCTTCGACTCGAGCCAAGCCATTGTCAGCTGGTAGGGGAAGAGGAAGCAAAGCAGCTGCTCCAAAATTAGGGGCACAAAGGATTAATCGGACATCGTCTTCTGGTATGTGA
- the LOC101221859 gene encoding probable inactive serine/threonine-protein kinase scy1 isoform X2: MFKFLKGVVGGSGTGLKDLPYNIGDPYPSAWGSWTHFRGTSKDDGSPVSIFSLSGSNAQDGHLAAGRNGVKRLRTVRHPNILSFLHSTEAETIDGSASKVTIYIVTEPVMPLSEKIKELGLEGTQRDEYYAWGLHQVAKAVSFLNNDCKLVHGNVCLASVVVTPTLDWKLHAFDVLSEFDGSNEATSGQMLQYAWLIGSQYKPMELVKSDWAAIRKSPAWAIDSWGLGCLIYELFSGLKLGKTEELRNTASIPKSLLPDYQRLLSSMPSRRLNTSKLIENSEYFQNKLVDTIHFMEILSLKDSVEKDTFFRKLPILAEQLPRQIVLKKLLPLLASSLEFGSAAAPALTALLKMGSWLSTEEFSAKVLPTIVKLFASNDRAIRTGLLQHIDQFGESLSSQMVDEQVYPHIATGFSDTSAFLRELTLKSMLVLAPKLSQRTISGSLLKHLSKLQVDEEPAIRTNTTILLGNIASYLNDGTRKRVLINAFTVRALRDTFSPARGAGIMALCATSGYYDSAEIATRILPNVVVLTIDPDSDVRLKSFQAVDQFLQILKQNNEKEISGDTAAGGLNIPSLPGNASLLGWAMSSLTLKGKPSEHSSSAPVSSNAPLGTTSSDSISVENAQTTAPVRVSSSFDLTEQHATESPTSTDGWGEVENGIHDEDETEKDGWDELEPLDEPKPSPALANIQAAQKRPVSQPVSQTKPPSSRSARPAKEDDDLWGSIAAPAPRTVSKPLNVKSSAPVDDDDPWAAIAAPAPSTRAKPLSAGRGRGSKAAAPKLGAQRINRTSSSGM; the protein is encoded by the exons ATGTTTAAGTTCTTAAAGGGAGTGGTGGGTGGATCTGGGACTGGGCTCAAAGATCTGCCCTACAACATCGGCGATCCATACCCATCTGCCTGGGGGTCATGGACTCACTTTCGGGGTACCTCCAAG GATGATGGGTCTCCAGTCtctatattttctctttcagGAAGTAATGCTCAGGATGGACACTTGGCTGCAGGTCGCAATGGTGTGAAACGGCTGCGAACT GTTAGGcatccaaatattttatccTTTCTTCATAGTACTGAGGCTGAAACTATTGATGGTTCTGCTTCCAAGGTTACTATTTATATTGTTACAGAGCCTGTTATGCCATTATCTGAAAAGATCAAGGAGTTGGGTCTAGAAGGTACCCAAAG GGATGAGTATTATGCTTGGGGTCTGCACCAGGTTGCCAAAGCTGTGAGCTTCTTAAACAATGACTGTAAGCTT GTTCATGGTAATGTTTGCTTGGCCAGTGTTGTTGTCACTCCAACCTTGGATTGGAAGCTCCATGCTTTTGACGTGCTATCTGAGTTTGATGGGAGCAATGAAGCTACAAGTGGGCAAATGCTG CAATATGCCTGGCTCATTGGATCACAATATAAACCGATGGAATTGGTGAAGTCTGATTGGGCTGCTATTAGAAAGTCTCCTGCATGGGCCATTGATTCTTGGGGCTTGG GTTGTCTCATCTATGAACTATTTTCTGGTTTGAAGTTGGGCAAAACTGAGGAGCTGCGAAATACTGCTTCCATTCCCAAG TCTTTACTTCCAGATTATCAACGGCTATTGAGCTCTATGCCTTCTCGCAGGTTGAATACATCCAAGCTTATAGAAAATAGTG AGTATTTCCAAAATAAGTTGGTGGACACTATACACTTCATGGAAATTCTTAGTCTAAAGGATAGTGTTGAGAAGGATACCTTCTTCCGGAAGCTCCCAATTCTAGCTGAACAACTTCCTCGTCAAATAGTACTGAAGAAG TTGCTTCCTTTATTAGCTTCCTCCCTTGAATTTGGTTCAGCTGCTGCCCCTGCCTTGACCGCATTGTTAAAAATGGGTTCTTGGCTTTCAACGGAAGAATTCAGTGCAAAG GTTTTGCCTACGATTGTGAAATTGTTTGCCTCCAATGATCGAGCTATCAGAACTGGACTCCTGCAACATATTGATCAATTTGGTGAATCATTGTCATCCCAAATGGTTGATGAACAG GTCTATCCCCATATTGCCACCGGGTTCTCTGACACATCTGCTTTTCTTCGTGAATTGACTCTAAAATCCATGCTTGTTCTAGCTCCCAAG CTTTCTCAACGCACTATTTCTGGGTCATTATTGAAGCATCTTTCGAAGTTACAG GTCGACGAAGAACCAGCAATCCGAACAAATACGACCATATTACTTGGGAACATTGCAAGTTACTTAAATGATGGG ACAAGGAAGAGAGTTTTAATTAATGCCTTCACTGTCCGTGCACTGCGTGATACATTTTCCCCAGCCCGTGGTGCAG GAATAATGGCATTATGTGCTACAAGTGGATATTATGACAGTGCAGAAATTGCAACTAGGATTCTTCCCAATGTTGTTGTGCTTACCATAGATCCTGACAG TGATGTTCGGTTGAAGTCCTTTCAAGCAGTTGATCAGTTCCTACAGATACTAAAGCAAAACAATGAGAAG GAAATTTCAGGAGATACAGCTGCCGGAGGTCTGAATATCCCGTCTCTGCCAGGAAACGCTAGTTTGCTTGG ATGGGCAATGAGCTCCTTAACTCTAAAAGGAAAACCTTCTGAACATAGTTCTAGCGCTCCTGTAAGCTCTAATGCGCCTTTAGGCACTACAAGTTCTGATTCCATCTCAG TTGAAAATGCTCAAACTACAGCACCTGTAAGGGTAAGTTCGAGTTTCGATTTAACTGAACAACATGCAACTGAATCGCCAACATCTACTGATGGCTGGGGAGAAGTTGAAAATGGAATTCATGATGAAGATGAGACTGAAAAGGATGGGTGGGATGAGTTGGAACCTCTCGATGAGCCGAAGCCATCTCCAGCTCTTGCAAACATTCAGGCTGCTCAAAAGCGACCTGTATCTCAACCTGTCTCACAAACAAAACCACCAA GTTCAAGAAGTGCCCGACCGGCTAAAGAGGATGACGATCTTTGGGGTTCCATAGCTGCCCCTGCTCCAAGAACTGTCTCAAAACCGTTGAATGTAAAATCAAGTGCACctgttgatgatgatgatccTTGGGCTGCCATTGCTGCTCCCGCACCTTCGACTCGAGCCAAGCCATTGTCAGCTGGTAGGGGAAGAGGAAGCAAAGCAGCTGCTCCAAAATTAGGGGCACAAAGGATTAATCGGACATCGTCTTCTGGTATGTGA